One stretch of Oncorhynchus clarkii lewisi isolate Uvic-CL-2024 chromosome 1, UVic_Ocla_1.0, whole genome shotgun sequence DNA includes these proteins:
- the LOC139410231 gene encoding homeobox protein Nkx-6.2-like, which produces MLAVGQMDANRQSAFVLGSTPLAALHNMTEMKTSLFPYTLQNHAGFKAHSLTHLNSQLALGTPHGISDILGRPINSAGQLLSGFPRINGLATTAGMYFNPAAVSRYPKPLTELPGRAPIFWPGVMQSSPWRDPRVPCPTQANMMLDKDGKKKHSRPTFSGQQIFALEKTFEQTKYLAGPERARLAYSLGMTESQVKVWFQNRRTKWRKRHAAEMATAKKKHDSETEKMKESSDNEDDDEYNKPLDPNSDDEKITRLLKKHKATNLSLISPCSNSSDTL; this is translated from the exons ATGTTAGCTGTTGGGCAGATGGATGCTAACCGGCAGAGTGCTTTCGTCCTAGGCAGTACACCGCTGGCAGCATTGCACAACATGACCGAGATGAAGACGTCTTTATTTCCCTACACTTTGCAGAATCATGCGGGCTTCAAGGCGCATTCTCTTACTCATTTGAACTCACAGCTTGCCCTGGGGACACCACATGGAATTAGCGATATCTTGGGTAGACCTATCAACTCAGCTGGACAGCTGCTCTCTGGCTTTCCAAGGATAAACGGCTTGGCCACCACCGCAGGAATGTACTTTAACCCAGCGGCCGTTTCTCGGTACCCGAAGCCCCTGACGGAGCTCCCAGGGAGAGCACCCATATTCTGGCCTGGAGTGATGCAGAGCTCCCCTTGGAGGGATCCTCGAGTGCCCTGTCCTA CTCAAGCAAACATGATGCTCGACAAGGATGGCAAGAAAAAACACTCCAGACCAACTTTTTCTGGACAGCAAATTTTTGCATTGGAGAAAACCTTTGAACAGACGAAATACCTTGCTGGCCCAGAAAGAGCTCGACTGGCTTACTCTTTGGGAATGACTGAAAGTCAAGTCAAG GTATGGTTTCAAAACAGGAGAACCAAATGGCGGAAGAGACACGCAGCAGAAATGGCAACAGCCAAAAAGAAACATGACTCTGAAACTGAGAAGATGAAGGAAAGCTCGGACAATGAGGACGACGACGAGTACAACAAACCTCTGGACCCAAATTCGGATGACGAAAAAATCACGAGACTTCTGAAAAAGCACAAGGCTACAAACCTTTCCTTGATCAGTCCATGCAGCAATAGCTCGGACACCTTGTGA